AAAGACAGATGTATACCTTTCGATTTAGTTCTATTGCAACTTGGTATCGACGTATAACTTGGCAGATAATCTTGTTTCAGACTTAGCCATTACATTCCTCGTACTCGGTTTTCAGTTTACTTGAATATCAGTCTTGTATTGTTTTCGTTTCGACGCCTGAAATTTGCTTCATATTATAAACCTGGTACCGAGGTGTCTAGCAGCAGTCGTACTACATATAGTTTTGCTTGTTTACTATCTGTAAGATTACGTATTAGTGATCTATGATACTATATGATATATCCCAGTTGGTTCTTTCGTTCTTTTTTATGCAAAAATCAGCAAAAAAACCACACGTTGCCGACCCCTGAGAATTAtgttatgtattatgtatacCCGCTTCTTGAAAAACACCACGTCGTTATGCAAAAGAACTATGTAAATATCTTAGGAAACTCATTCCTTAACTTTCACATATACAACAAAAGACGAGCGTTACCTGTAATTCGAGTTGTAAAGAAAGCCGTTGTTGTAGTTGAGGTCCCAGGCGTGATATCGTCCAGGGAATCCCACAATGCGGTCTCGATGCTCGCGCCATACTCTGTAACACATCCAGTTAAAAATGTTACTTGATAATCAAGAAATTGTAGGAgatatgttatattatattactCGCTCGTTCTATTTAAACCAGACTTCGGGTATATCCCCAGGCACCTGAAGGTGACCATTAAATGATTCCTAATCTCTTCGTCGCAGAGCGCGACCTATGTTCTTCTTACATATTGGTGGTGAAGATAAGAAGCAAATACACATAGAACGAACAATAAGAACCGAGGCACGCGTCTTCGTGAATGACATGATCTTTAGGTGGGTGTTAGTAGGTACCTGAAGGCGAACACGATCTCATCGTGTCTGAGGTGCGCGTCGTCGTCGACGCATAGCACGGCCTCGGTGTCGATGAGGTCGTACGGCAGGAAGCGGTTGTTGAGCGAGTTGCGCGCCGCGCGCACCACCGCCACGGGCGCGCCGCTCTCCGGCCAGGCCAGCGACGCGGATGGCGGAGTGCGCCCGTTCCACACCACCACCACCTACAAAACCACCGAACGTGGGTACACTATAATCACATGTGAATATCAATCATTATGCAATAGTTTATCTGTAGTAATCTCCGCTCACCTTGTTCAAATAAGGCAGGCCCCGCAAACGCGCCACGGCCGCCGCCAGCACCGCCTCCCGCTCGTAAGTAAGGATGACGACGGTGAACTGCTCCCGCGGGCGGTCGCCGCCCAGCGCCTCGCTGAACTCCTTGCCGGCGCCGCCGGCGCCCGCGCCCACCGGCCGGAAGCCAGCCGCCGATCCCATGAAGCGCGCCTCCGACGTCACCGGCGGGTCCCACGGCGTCTGCGGGTACAGCGCGAACGGGTCCGCCCACTCGTTCCACAGTTCGTACCCGTGCACCAGCCCTATCGAATAGTTGCGGCGGTATGTCGGGCTCGCGTACGGCGCCTCGAGCGGCCCGAGCGTCTCCTCCGGCTCTGCGTCTATCGCCGGCGGCTCCAGCCGTGGCGGGTAAAACGTTTCGTTGAAGGCCGGTGCCCCGACCGTCGGTGCCGCCGGCCGAGCCGGTATGTTCAGTCGTGTTCGGATCACTGCCAACAGTGAATCCACCATCACTTGCACTGAGCTAAGGTATCGCTCCCAGAATAGTCGCCCTTGTCTCCGAAATGCAAGTAGGTCGGCGTCGGAAAACGCTCGTAGAACAAAATGCAGCTCGGGAACTCGAGCCCTCGGAAGCAATAGTACTGCACGTCGCCAATCGAGCACTTCATCATAAGGCAATGTAATTCTGTCTCCTCCCAGTATGACAGGAATCGCGCCGGATCTCAAACCTTCATACAGTCTTGCTTGCAGCAACGCTGTCGAAGTGTAACTTGGATCGCTAGGGGCGAGAATGATGACAAAAGTAGAATCTTTTAACAAGGCCCGCCTTGAGCGATCCGTGCCGCATAACGCCCAGTCGCCAATAGGAAATACTGTACGCTTTTCCACGGGTGGGTCGCATTCAAATTGCAGGAAAAATACATCCGACGTAGAGCTTGACTTGGCTGTCTTTTGGAGTGCTTCGATCACAGATTTGTCTTCATCTTTATTCAATCCACTAAAAGGAGGTTGCGAGCCCTGAAAACTAAACGCTCTAATGTATTCGTATCAAATTATGATTACTCAAACTACTTTAAATATTATGAACTGCAGATTGAAGACATTTACCTAAGTAAATATTTCCGTCTGGCGGGAGCCATAGGAGCGCAGTCGAGCCATACGTCTCCGCCGGGTGGGCCGAGCGCTGGGGGCATCACGATGTCGAACCCGGGCCGGAACTGGTTCAAAGTAAACGTAGACTGCGCTATCATAGCCCTGcctgtcatagcgctcttgaacGCGTCGCCAGCGCCCACGGACAGCTCTCTTCGCGCCAAGTTAATAAGTACGTGGTTGCGACCATCGCCGCCCCAATACGGCAAACTCTTTATTACACTTTCATTTAGAGCCAATTTTAAGTTGTTACCAGTTGACCTGGAATAaatttgttatataaatcaaAGCTGCATAACAATAAAAAGTTTAGTAGGTATACTGGACAATACGAGGCTATCCACCACAGAAGGGTCTTGGTGCTTCAAGTGAAATAAGATACTTTCCATGACGCATAAGGACCTTTCTGTGGTGTACAGATTGATGAAAGTGACACTTACATAGAACTCCTTTCTGAAGAGAAAGCTTCTCCTACCAGGACTAGATAGATACAAGCCTCTTTGGGGTCTTGTGTAATATGCGCATTGTACCCCAGTGTCTGTCTCACTGTGGTTTTCAAAAAGCCATCCACTTCGGCGCCAGCGGTGGTCGCATAAGCATCAGGATCATAAAAGTATACAGGGAAACCGGAGGTAAGAGAGCACCGAGAGTGATCAAAGCAGGAGTGCATGCGGCAGTGGTGTTGAGAAGCAGACGGCAGGGGTGGGAGGACGGGCGGAGGTTGCGAGGGGAGGAGAGGGGAAGGCGGAGCGAGCTCCGGCGAGTCTCGGCGGATGGCCTCGAGCTGCGCGAGGCGCGCCTGGTCGGCGGACACGCGCAGGCGCTGCAgctcggcggcggcgcgcgagTGCTCGGTCTTGGCGCTGTCGGcgcgcgcgcccgccgccgccgcctcccgCTGCAAACGCGCTCGACGAGCTTCTAGCTCACGGAGCTCTGTCGATACTGATGCCTGTGCAATCAAAACAATATCACTGATATTGTAGGTAGGAATTAAACTAATTTGTTTAAACTTGCATGACAGATGATATAATATCACATGTGGTCACAACACTCACAGAAGATACAAGAAAAATCAACACttgtttaattaaataatgCCATAAGTCCGTTTCTGTTATTCATACCTTAATTCTTAGCATTTCTTCTATTCTAATCTTGAGATCTGCCGCGTTCATCAATGAAAAGTCTCCATAGGCGTCCAGAGTATGGCGCATGGGGTTGCCATCAAAGGAAAATGATATTGAATCATACTGAAACAAGAATTTTCAGCAATCTTTTACTTAATCGGGAGGATTGGAAATCTaggagggaggcctttgcccagcagtgggatataggcttattaaaaataaatatatatactaagctttaattatcaataaaattcatggtctataaaacctAAAGGGTCTGCATAATtctgataatatttataatttctgGTGGTTGTGTGTATATATAGATTTAAGAGCTTGCCTGCAATAGTGTGTGTAGCTGTCTATCAACCAATGCAtattgtcactactttgaaaaaatctcgtatggGACACCCAAAGTTGAAATAGATACTACAATTGTCTTGCCACTGACAGAACAagatatgagtttttttttcaaggtagTGACGATATTGCATGATAGTATGGCTGAGGAAAAGTTGATAACATCCACGGCATGACTACACAGAAGACAAGTCTTAAATCAAATTTTGGTGTATTTTcatttaagttaattttaaacCAAATGGAAAGGTCCTGTTGGAAAAATAAACAGAGGGAAACAAAAAAAAGATGGAATGATGACATCATAAAAACGCAGCAGGAAATAATTGGGAGCATATTGCGGAAAACAAAATCAAATGGAAGAAGAtggaggaggcttttacccTCAAGGGATCACACATCAATATATAATagacaaaataatataacaaaataaatatgggATGGGATGAGTGAGAATGaagctaataataataatataatttttaacaccTTTTTGCATTGACTTGCAGGTTATGTTTGAGTGCTTATTAAAGTTAAAGTCAGAAATGTAAAAGGTGACTGAATTTATTGATAGCTCAAAatgtcaataaaatttaacattccaactctattgaagtttgatttttgccgTGGAATTCCACCCTCTGGTTATCagtaataagtaatttattgCAGATTCATAGATACATTACTTTTAGGTTATTATTACATTTCATTAATGGacagctatgaaccctgtaaggcactggtcccaccgcgagctagtaagctatgagctatcggctataaaaacgatcaaaagataagcactcccgtgcaaataaaagagacacggctatTTTGacagctcaccgctgggcgagtaactataaacatcgccgtgtctcttttatttgcacgggagtgcttatcttttgttcgtttttatagccgatagctcatagcttactagctcgcggtgggaccagtgcctaagggcACTGCAAATTTATATCCTTTCACTAGCTTACtatctaataaaataataaatattttttttcttgtttcattttgttgtactgtaaaatgttatattactagctatgtttaaaaaatatttgcttACCTTGGACAAATAATAGTGTGTTACAAGCGGCACCACAAATAATATTACGGAGACCATTAAAATGACTCGAGACAATTTTAGATGCCCCAGCCACTGGCATAGACGGTCATTTAGTAACATTTTGCACAATTTTAATTGTATCACATACTTCTCAAAAGTAGTAATTGCTAAAACCTATTACACTAAAAAACTGCTTCATTCCACATTCCAGTTAATTGCATTCACATCAGTTTCGTACGTATTAACTTGGTATTAACAACAGAACTAGCCTGCCTGTCTAAAATACTgctatatatataattttaggtTCTTAGCTTGCTTTTAGGCCTTTTAGCATACTTGAAAAGTCATTCAATTCATTACTGTCACTATGACAGTAGAAAGGAGACATGAAGAATAGAGATATAGGAGCAACCTCTTTacgtatcagaagtgcacagataaaagaaaagataggtggcgctgcaatcgcaggtaCATAAGGATTGGACAATctcaagaatcttatatacatactggatgttgcacgccgaacattactttgaagccagaaaatttgaccttgaattacgtcacgccggtcttgcatctctttctttagggtgtccatgattaagcatacattagggatatcccgcggaatttgatgTATTACATTTATACGACTGATTgattttgtaatttattaaattcaaaCCCGATCAACCGTTTTATCACGAACGTGAACATCCATTCTCACAAACTCAAGTAAAAGgtaaaaaattactaatttgtCCATAATTTGTCAGTCGTcaataaggtccatttctatGCCACTCTGCAGTTACTCGACCTTACTGATGTCCGGCAAAAGGTTACCTTTTCCTAAGAACACCACAAATACGAtacagtttttaccagtggtaaactaGGTACTGGTTTTTTCCTCACCTCCAAACCTAGGGGTGGTAACACTGGTAACCACTGGGAAATAGttatgttatacaagggggcaaagttgtattttaacggcgagtgtggaatggaaatacgagctagcga
This genomic stretch from Leguminivora glycinivorella isolate SPB_JAAS2020 chromosome Z, LegGlyc_1.1, whole genome shotgun sequence harbors:
- the LOC125240565 gene encoding exostosin-3 isoform X3, which gives rise to MLLNDRLCQWLGHLKLSRVILMVSVILFVVPLVTHYYLSKYDSISFSFDGNPMRHTLDAYGDFSLMNAADLKIRIEEMLRIKASVSTELRELEARRARLQREAAAAGARADSAKTEHSRAAAELQRLRVSADQARLAQLEAIRRDSPELAPPSPLLPSQPPPVLPPLPSASQHHCRMHSCFDHSRCSLTSGFPVYFYDPDAYATTAGAEVDGFLKTTVRQTLGYNAHITQDPKEACIYLVLVGEAFSSERSSMSTGNNLKLALNESVIKSLPYWGGDGRNHVLINLARRELSVGAGDAFKSAMTGRAMIAQSTFTLNQFRPGFDIVMPPALGPPGGDVWLDCAPMAPARRKYLLSFQGSQPPFSGLNKDEDKSVIEALQKTAKSSSTSDVFFLQFECDPPVEKRTVFPIGDWALCGTDRSRRALLKDSTFVIILAPSDPSYTSTALLQARLYEGLRSGAIPVILGGDRITLPYDEVLDWRRAVLLLPRARVPELHFVLRAFSDADLLAFRRQGRLFWERYLSSVQVMVDSLLAVIRTRLNIPARPAAPTVGAPAFNETFYPPRLEPPAIDAEPEETLGPLEAPYASPTYRRNYSIGLVHGYELWNEWADPFALYPQTPWDPPVTSEARFMGSAAGFRPVGAGAGGAGKEFSEALGGDRPREQFTVVILTYEREAVLAAAVARLRGLPYLNKVVVVWNGRTPPSASLAWPESGAPVAVVRAARNSLNNRFLPYDLIDTEAVLCVDDDAHLRHDEIVFAFRVWREHRDRIVGFPGRYHAWDLNYNNGFLYNSNYRRRNENNTRLIFK
- the LOC125240565 gene encoding exostosin-3 isoform X2, whose product is MLLNDRLCQWLGHLKLSRVILMVSVILFVVPLVTHYYLSKYDSISFSFDGNPMRHTLDAYGDFSLMNAADLKIRIEEMLRIKASVSTELRELEARRARLQREAAAAGARADSAKTEHSRAAAELQRLRVSADQARLAQLEAIRRDSPELAPPSPLLPSQPPPVLPPLPSASQHHCRMHSCFDHSRCSLTSGFPVYFYDPDAYATTAGAEVDGFLKTTVRQTLGYNAHITQDPKEACIYLVLVGEAFSSERSSMSTGNNLKLALNESVIKSLPYWGGDGRNHVLINLARRELSVGAGDAFKSAMTGRAMIAQSTFTLNQFRPGFDIVMPPALGPPGGDVWLDCAPMAPARRKYLLSFQGSQPPFSGLNKDEDKSVIEALQKTAKSSSTSDVFFLQFECDPPVEKRTVFPIGDWALCGTDRSRRALLKDSTFVIILAPSDPSYTSTALLQARLYEGLRSGAIPVILGGDRITLPYDEVLDWRRAVLLLPRARVPELHFVLRAFSDADLLAFRRQGRLFWERYLSSVQVMVDSLLAVIRTRLNIPARPAAPTVGAPAFNETFYPPRLEPPAIDAEPEETLGPLEAPYASPTYRRNYSIGLVHGYELWNEWADPFALYPQTPWDPPVTSEARFMGSAAGFRPVGAGAGGAGKEFSEALGGDRPREQFTVVILTYEREAVLAAAVARLRGLPYLNKVVVVWNGRTPPSASLAWPESGAPVAVVRAARNSLNNRFLPYDLIDTEAVLCVDDDAHLRHDEIVFAFRVWREHRDRIVGFPGRYHAWDLNYNNGFLYNSNYSCELSMVLTGAAFVHRYYLWAYWRTLPAAIRDYVDEFMNCEDIAMNFLVAHITRKPPVKVTSRWTFRCPGCPVTLSSDETHFHERHKCIQFFSQVMGYTPLLSTQYRADSVLFKTRIPHDKQKCFKFI
- the LOC125240565 gene encoding exostosin-3 isoform X1; the protein is MLLNDRLCQWLGHLKLSRVILMVSVILFVVPLVTHYYLSKYDSISFSFDGNPMRHTLDAYGDFSLMNAADLKIRIEEMLRIKASVSTELRELEARRARLQREAAAAGARADSAKTEHSRAAAELQRLRVSADQARLAQLEAIRRDSPELAPPSPLLPSQPPPVLPPLPSASQHHCRMHSCFDHSRCSLTSGFPVYFYDPDAYATTAGAEVDGFLKTTVRQTLGYNAHITQDPKEACIYLVLVGEAFSSERSSMSTGNNLKLALNESVIKSLPYWGGDGRNHVLINLARRELSVGAGDAFKSAMTGRAMIAQSTFTLNQFRPGFDIVMPPALGPPGGDVWLDCAPMAPARRKYLLSFQGSQPPFSGLNKDEDKSVIEALQKTAKSSSTSDVFFLQFECDPPVEKRTVFPIGDWALCGTDRSRRALLKDSTFVIILAPSDPSYTSTALLQARLYEGLRSGAIPVILGGDRITLPYDEVLDWRRAVLLLPRARVPELHFVLRAFSDADLLAFRRQGRLFWERYLSSVQVMVDSLLAVIRTRLNIPARPAAPTVGAPAFNETFYPPRLEPPAIDAEPEETLGPLEAPYASPTYRRNYSIGLVHGYELWNEWADPFALYPQTPWDPPVTSEARFMGSAAGFRPVGAGAGGAGKEFSEALGGDRPREQFTVVILTYEREAVLAAAVARLRGLPYLNKVVVVWNGRTPPSASLAWPESGAPVAVVRAARNSLNNRFLPYDLIDTEAVLCVDDDAHLRHDEIVFAFRVWREHRDRIVGFPGRYHAWDLNYNNGFLYNSNYSCELSMVLTGAAFVHRYYLWAYWRTLPAAIRDYVDEFMNCEDIAMNFLVAHITRKPPVKVTSRWTFRCPGCPVTLSSDETHFHERHKCIQFFSQVCAVRIVLDERFPCRCLIYLKIQGVNLIRANLLTVVSTGYQKCN